Proteins encoded within one genomic window of Prauserella marina:
- a CDS encoding maleylpyruvate isomerase N-terminal domain-containing protein: MDLFSRSWNALRAAVDELSGEDWKRPSGCAGWLVRDLVCHLVIDAQDVLITLVTPVDAEPTADAAGYWKLVDPPTGDDPLDALIPRLAAAYGDPELLRFHLDDVGSAAGRAAVLADRSATVGTRDMVLTAGDYLTAYVLEWTLHHLDLIAHLSPVAGPPEETLAAARSTLERIVGSALPLSLSDKDALLVLTGRRSATGEEMAALGDLAARLPLALG; encoded by the coding sequence GTGGATCTCTTCTCCCGTTCGTGGAACGCCTTGCGCGCGGCAGTGGACGAGCTGTCCGGCGAGGACTGGAAACGCCCGTCTGGCTGTGCGGGCTGGCTCGTCCGAGACCTGGTGTGTCACCTGGTCATCGACGCCCAGGACGTGTTGATCACGCTGGTCACTCCCGTCGATGCCGAGCCGACCGCCGACGCGGCCGGCTACTGGAAACTCGTCGACCCTCCCACTGGTGACGATCCGCTCGACGCGCTGATCCCGAGGCTGGCCGCGGCCTACGGTGACCCGGAGTTGCTCCGGTTCCACCTCGACGACGTCGGGTCCGCCGCAGGCCGCGCCGCCGTGCTCGCGGACCGCTCCGCCACCGTCGGTACGCGGGACATGGTGCTGACGGCGGGCGATTACCTGACCGCCTACGTTCTGGAGTGGACGCTGCACCACCTCGACCTGATCGCCCACCTGTCGCCGGTCGCAGGGCCACCGGAGGAGACGCTGGCCGCGGCTCGCTCCACGCTGGAGAGGATCGTCGGCTCGGCGCTTCCCTTGTCGTTGTCCGACAAGGACGCGCTGCTGGTCTTGACGGGCCGCCGTTCGGCCACCGGCGAGGAAATGGCCGCGCTGGGAGACCTCGCTGCACGGTTGCCATTGGCACTCGGCTGA
- a CDS encoding vitamin K epoxide reductase family protein — translation MAPTAADDAVAEDTGVRVRLITAWVLAVGGLVGFAASFVLLLERIALLENPFYQPSCSIDATLSCGSVMQSAQAAAFGFPNPVIGVGAFPVVTTIGVALLAGARLPRWFWLGLQVGTLFGVGFIHWLIAQSLYDIGALCPYCMIVWAVMIPIFWYTTVHNVVAGNLRFGDGAASALGRHHLAPLLFWMLIVVVLIGQRFWSYWTSLVT, via the coding sequence ATGGCCCCGACCGCAGCGGACGACGCGGTTGCCGAGGACACCGGAGTACGCGTCCGGCTGATCACGGCGTGGGTGCTGGCCGTCGGCGGGCTCGTCGGCTTCGCCGCGTCGTTCGTCCTGCTCCTCGAACGCATCGCGCTGCTGGAGAACCCCTTCTATCAGCCGTCGTGCTCCATCGACGCCACGCTGTCGTGCGGATCGGTCATGCAAAGCGCGCAGGCCGCGGCGTTCGGGTTCCCCAACCCGGTCATCGGGGTCGGCGCGTTCCCGGTCGTCACGACCATCGGTGTCGCGCTGCTCGCCGGTGCCAGGTTGCCGCGCTGGTTCTGGCTGGGGCTTCAGGTCGGCACGCTGTTCGGGGTCGGGTTCATCCACTGGCTGATCGCGCAGAGCCTCTACGACATCGGAGCACTGTGCCCGTACTGCATGATCGTCTGGGCGGTCATGATCCCGATCTTCTGGTACACCACGGTTCACAACGTGGTCGCGGGCAATCTGCGGTTCGGCGACGGAGCCGCATCAGCCCTCGGCCGCCATCACCTCGCCCCGCTGCTGTTCTGGATGCTCATCGTCGTCGTCCTCATCGGGCAACGGTTCTGGTCCTATTGGACGAGCCTGGTCACCTGA
- a CDS encoding YceI family protein has protein sequence MASVSTPDIVIPAPGGYRIDHGNSSISFTTRHLFGLAPVRGTFELREGHIEVTDPVHDSSVTATIAANSFHTGLSTRDSTVRSAQYLDVERHPDITFVSTGLEHSDGTWILHGALTVRETTSAFDLTVTGASAHEGRPRISATGTVDRYAFGITAMKGMTGRHLVLTADLVATPR, from the coding sequence ATGGCATCCGTGAGTACACCCGACATCGTGATCCCCGCCCCGGGCGGCTACCGGATCGATCACGGCAACTCCTCGATCTCGTTCACCACCCGGCACCTCTTCGGGCTCGCGCCCGTGCGCGGCACGTTCGAACTCAGGGAAGGGCACATCGAGGTCACCGATCCGGTGCACGACTCGTCGGTGACCGCGACGATCGCGGCGAACAGCTTCCACACCGGACTGTCCACACGCGACTCAACCGTGCGGTCGGCGCAGTACCTCGACGTGGAACGGCACCCGGACATCACGTTCGTCTCGACGGGGCTGGAACACAGCGACGGCACGTGGATTCTTCACGGTGCGCTCACCGTGCGAGAAACGACCTCGGCGTTCGATCTCACCGTCACCGGGGCGAGTGCCCACGAAGGGCGGCCGCGCATCAGCGCCACCGGCACCGTCGACCGCTACGCGTTCGGCATCACCGCGATGAAGGGCATGACGGGCAGGCATCTCGTGCTGACGGCCGACCTGGTCGCCACGCCCCGCTGA
- a CDS encoding sensor histidine kinase — translation MHNAFVRGRHRVPLVVAVGLLTAATAYGQWASGVRGLAFAADLALGVLACAGLFLVFVRPVPGALTLAVLAMFAPTVTPSASIGTLEVARTRSLPVAIGVALAGLGTHVLRGLWLPVSGLPFGWWVVLIGVSQAALVAWGALVKAHGALIASLRERTRRAEEEQGRRVAEARAAERAAIAREMHDVLAHRLSLVATYAGALEYRTDHAPERLADAAGVVRAGVHQALDELRGVIAVLREDEERGTASRSPLPGLADLPALIAESEAIGTPVDLHDTLRGADTVPLPTGRTVYRVVQEALTNARKHAHGEPVRVSLRGSAGTGLDIEIRNPLGTGRGGDGKGTGLVGLTERVRLAGGTLDHHKTAREFRVHASLPWPA, via the coding sequence GTGCACAACGCGTTCGTCCGTGGCAGGCACCGCGTGCCGCTGGTCGTCGCCGTCGGGCTGCTCACCGCCGCGACGGCCTACGGCCAGTGGGCTTCCGGTGTCAGGGGCTTGGCTTTCGCGGCGGACCTTGCGCTGGGTGTGCTCGCCTGCGCGGGGCTGTTCCTGGTGTTCGTGAGGCCGGTGCCCGGGGCGCTCACCCTTGCCGTGCTGGCGATGTTCGCGCCCACCGTCACTCCCTCGGCCAGTATCGGGACCCTGGAGGTGGCGAGGACCCGGTCGCTGCCGGTCGCGATCGGGGTCGCCCTCGCCGGTCTCGGCACCCATGTCTTGCGGGGACTGTGGCTCCCGGTCTCCGGCCTCCCGTTCGGCTGGTGGGTGGTGCTCATCGGCGTCAGCCAAGCCGCGCTCGTGGCGTGGGGCGCGCTGGTCAAGGCACATGGTGCGCTCATCGCGTCGCTGCGGGAGAGGACGCGGCGGGCCGAGGAGGAACAGGGCAGGAGGGTCGCCGAGGCACGAGCGGCGGAGCGCGCCGCCATCGCGCGGGAGATGCACGACGTCCTCGCTCACCGGCTTTCGCTGGTGGCGACCTACGCCGGGGCGCTGGAATATCGCACCGACCACGCTCCGGAACGACTCGCCGACGCGGCGGGGGTGGTCAGGGCGGGAGTGCACCAGGCACTCGACGAGCTGAGGGGGGTAATCGCCGTGCTGAGGGAAGACGAGGAGCGCGGGACGGCTTCCCGCTCGCCGCTGCCCGGGCTCGCCGACCTTCCCGCGCTGATCGCCGAGAGCGAGGCCATCGGAACGCCCGTCGACCTGCACGACACGCTGCGCGGCGCGGACACGGTGCCCTTGCCGACGGGACGTACGGTGTACCGCGTCGTGCAGGAGGCGCTGACCAATGCCCGCAAGCACGCGCACGGCGAGCCGGTGCGGGTGTCGTTGCGCGGTTCGGCGGGTACGGGGCTCGACATCGAGATACGCAATCCGCTCGGCACCGGCCGGGGCGGCGACGGAAAGGGGACCGGTCTGGTCGGGCTCACCGAGCGGGTCCGCCTCGCGGGCGGCACCCTCGACCACCACAAGACGGCACGCGAGTTCCGCGTGCACGCCTCGCTGCCGTGGCCGGCATGA
- a CDS encoding response regulator transcription factor produces the protein MTSPVRVLVVDDDALVRAGLTLMLDGVAGIVVVAEAGDGSEVRGVLDAHPVDVVLMDIRMPGTDGISATEQVRARADPPEVVILTTFDADENVLRALRAGAGGFLLKDSPPADLVDAVVTVAAGDPILSPRITRRLMERAATEAGAYERARSALAALTYREHEVALAVGQGKTNAEIAARLRVSVATVKAHMTRVMAKLDVGNRTQIALLMHDAGLC, from the coding sequence ATGACCTCCCCGGTGAGGGTGCTCGTCGTCGACGACGACGCTCTCGTGCGAGCGGGGCTGACGCTGATGCTCGACGGTGTCGCTGGCATCGTGGTCGTCGCGGAGGCTGGTGATGGCTCCGAGGTCCGCGGCGTGCTCGACGCCCACCCTGTCGACGTCGTGCTGATGGACATCCGGATGCCGGGAACGGACGGGATCAGCGCGACCGAGCAGGTGCGCGCGCGAGCCGACCCTCCCGAGGTCGTCATCCTGACGACGTTCGACGCCGACGAGAACGTGCTTCGGGCGCTTCGGGCGGGAGCGGGGGGTTTCCTGCTGAAGGATTCGCCACCCGCGGACCTCGTCGACGCCGTCGTCACGGTCGCGGCGGGGGACCCGATCCTGTCGCCCCGCATCACCCGGCGCTTGATGGAGCGGGCGGCGACCGAGGCAGGCGCCTACGAGCGGGCCCGGTCGGCTCTCGCCGCCCTGACCTACCGCGAGCACGAGGTCGCGCTCGCGGTAGGTCAGGGAAAGACCAACGCGGAGATCGCCGCGCGCCTTCGCGTCAGCGTCGCGACGGTGAAAGCGCACATGACCAGGGTCATGGCCAAGCTCGACGTCGGCAATCGCACGCAGATCGCGTTGCTGATGCACGACGCCGGGCTGTGCTGA
- a CDS encoding MFS transporter, translating into MVKAGRREWLALAVLVLPVLLISVDMTVLGFALPYLSEDLGPTGAEQLWIVDIYSFVLAGLLVLMGTLGDRVGRRKLLLAGAVAFGIASVFAAFAPNATLLIVARALLGVGGATLMPSTLSLIRGMFLDPAQRRIAIAVWGSGFSGGMALGPVLGGWLLEHFWWGSVFLINVPVMVLLLVVGPFLLPEARDPNPGRFDPLSAVLSLAAVLPVVYGIKRFAEYGVEPIAAVSALAGLAIGVVFVRRQRRLKDPMLDLDLFKHRAFSASVLTNMLGVFAMVGLLFLVPQYLQLVLGLRPMTAALWLLPTTVAGVAGSLAAAKLARRFPVRWLIGAGLLIAAAGFTTLIGVGVDSGLALLVTGMALVGFGVPLSETLTNDLIITTAPPERAGAASAISETGFELGGALGTAVLGSIATAVYRSGIPADAAAPAHETLGGAVATAANLPPSEGEALLDVARASFVNGVQISAIVGAILLAYTGVQAFLLLRQRQPAQTVPSA; encoded by the coding sequence GTGGTCAAGGCGGGTCGCCGGGAATGGCTCGCGCTGGCAGTACTGGTGCTGCCAGTACTGCTCATCAGCGTCGACATGACCGTGCTCGGTTTCGCGCTGCCCTATCTGAGTGAGGACCTCGGCCCCACCGGGGCGGAGCAGCTGTGGATCGTCGACATTTATTCGTTCGTGCTCGCCGGCCTGCTCGTGCTCATGGGCACGCTCGGTGACCGCGTCGGCCGCAGGAAACTGCTCCTTGCCGGTGCCGTTGCCTTCGGTATCGCCTCGGTGTTCGCCGCTTTCGCGCCCAACGCGACCCTGCTCATCGTGGCGAGGGCACTGCTCGGCGTCGGAGGGGCGACGCTCATGCCCTCGACCCTTTCGCTCATCAGGGGCATGTTCCTCGACCCAGCCCAGCGCAGGATCGCGATCGCCGTGTGGGGCTCCGGATTCTCCGGTGGCATGGCGCTCGGCCCGGTACTCGGCGGCTGGCTGCTCGAACACTTCTGGTGGGGTTCGGTGTTCCTCATCAACGTTCCGGTGATGGTGCTGCTGCTCGTCGTCGGCCCCTTCCTGCTGCCGGAGGCACGCGACCCCAACCCGGGCCGGTTCGATCCGCTCTCGGCCGTGCTCTCGCTCGCCGCCGTCTTGCCGGTCGTCTACGGGATCAAACGCTTCGCCGAGTACGGCGTCGAACCGATCGCCGCCGTGAGCGCGCTGGCCGGTCTCGCGATCGGTGTCGTGTTCGTTCGCAGGCAGCGGCGGCTCAAGGACCCGATGCTCGACCTGGACCTGTTCAAGCACAGGGCGTTCAGCGCGTCGGTACTGACCAACATGCTGGGCGTCTTCGCGATGGTGGGCTTGCTTTTCCTTGTCCCGCAGTATCTTCAGCTCGTGCTCGGGCTGCGGCCGATGACGGCGGCGTTGTGGCTGCTGCCCACCACCGTCGCCGGTGTCGCCGGTTCGCTCGCGGCGGCGAAGCTGGCCCGCCGGTTCCCCGTGCGCTGGCTGATCGGCGCGGGCCTGCTCATCGCGGCCGCCGGTTTCACGACGCTGATCGGGGTCGGTGTCGACAGTGGACTCGCGTTGCTCGTCACCGGCATGGCGCTGGTCGGTTTCGGTGTGCCGCTCTCGGAGACGCTGACCAACGACCTGATCATCACCACGGCGCCACCCGAGCGCGCAGGCGCGGCTTCGGCGATCTCCGAGACCGGTTTCGAACTCGGCGGTGCTCTCGGCACCGCGGTGCTCGGCAGCATCGCCACGGCCGTGTACCGCTCGGGGATTCCGGCCGACGCCGCGGCACCTGCGCACGAAACCCTCGGTGGCGCCGTCGCGACGGCGGCGAACCTGCCCCCCTCGGAAGGTGAGGCACTGCTGGACGTGGCACGGGCGTCGTTCGTCAACGGTGTCCAGATCAGTGCCATCGTCGGCGCGATCCTGCTCGCCTACACCGGCGTTCAGGCGTTTCTGCTGCTGCGCCAGCGGCAGCCGGCGCAGACCGTGCCCTCCGCCTGA
- a CDS encoding TetR/AcrR family transcriptional regulator: MARPSAREQILDAYQDVLLDSGPGGVTLDAVAARAEVSKGGLLYHFGSKDALLDGLLDRLDRLSATDIEAARVAPEGLVRYYLTTSVTDASMDNPAHKASVAALRMLGSEQRVAKAMADVTRKWEQALRDEVDDPLTAEILALIGDGLYLRATMGERAAPLLDDPAALFRRIGLAENT, translated from the coding sequence ATGGCTCGTCCTTCAGCACGTGAACAGATCCTGGACGCGTACCAGGACGTACTGCTCGACAGCGGCCCCGGCGGGGTGACCCTCGATGCCGTCGCGGCGAGAGCGGAGGTCTCCAAAGGTGGCCTGCTCTACCACTTCGGTTCCAAGGACGCCCTGCTCGACGGCCTGCTCGACCGGCTGGACCGGCTCAGCGCGACCGACATCGAAGCGGCGAGAGTCGCCCCAGAGGGGCTTGTTCGCTACTACCTCACCACGTCGGTGACTGACGCCAGCATGGACAATCCCGCGCACAAGGCGTCCGTCGCGGCGCTGCGCATGCTGGGTAGTGAGCAGAGAGTGGCGAAGGCCATGGCCGATGTTACCCGTAAGTGGGAGCAAGCACTGCGGGACGAAGTGGACGATCCGCTGACGGCGGAGATACTGGCGCTCATCGGCGACGGCCTGTATCTGCGGGCGACCATGGGCGAGCGAGCGGCCCCGCTGCTCGACGATCCGGCGGCGTTGTTCCGCAGAATCGGGCTCGCCGAGAACACCTGA
- a CDS encoding VOC family protein — MASRLNPYISFDGTAKQAMEFYRDVFGGDLALNTFGESGMAGSEGADKVMHAMLETSSGFALMASDTPPGMEYNPGTNISVSLSGDDAAELRSYWDKLSKDGTVTVPLEKQMWGDEFGACTDRFGIGWMVNITQ; from the coding sequence ATGGCTTCTCGTCTCAACCCGTACATCAGCTTTGACGGCACGGCAAAGCAAGCGATGGAATTCTACCGGGACGTTTTCGGTGGCGATCTTGCCCTGAATACGTTCGGTGAGTCCGGTATGGCCGGATCCGAAGGTGCCGACAAAGTCATGCACGCGATGCTGGAGACCAGCAGTGGATTCGCGCTCATGGCTTCGGATACGCCGCCGGGAATGGAATACAATCCGGGAACGAACATTTCGGTGAGTTTGTCCGGTGACGACGCCGCGGAATTGCGCTCCTACTGGGACAAACTGTCCAAAGACGGCACGGTGACGGTTCCGCTGGAGAAGCAAATGTGGGGCGACGAATTCGGTGCCTGCACCGACCGGTTCGGCATCGGGTGGATGGTCAACATCACCCAGTAA
- a CDS encoding SdpI family protein, whose protein sequence is MPEEGPGWGTAWGVAAMLVMVSLCCVPLASAMASGNLPRNHTVGLRIKATMRSDAAWVAGNRAAASLVRRTAIASAVTGACTVPVAGIPVLYLMVMACWACVLVAGMWKATGVAREAALRAHDAGET, encoded by the coding sequence ATGCCTGAGGAGGGGCCGGGCTGGGGCACGGCGTGGGGCGTCGCGGCGATGCTCGTGATGGTGTCGTTGTGTTGTGTTCCCCTCGCCAGCGCCATGGCGTCGGGAAACCTGCCCAGAAACCACACTGTCGGACTGCGGATCAAGGCGACGATGCGCTCGGACGCGGCCTGGGTCGCGGGTAACCGGGCGGCGGCGAGTCTTGTGCGGCGGACGGCGATCGCGAGCGCTGTCACCGGGGCCTGCACGGTGCCGGTGGCAGGTATCCCGGTGCTCTACCTCATGGTGATGGCGTGCTGGGCGTGTGTACTCGTCGCCGGTATGTGGAAGGCAACGGGTGTGGCGCGGGAGGCGGCGCTCCGGGCTCACGACGCGGGAGAGACCTGA
- a CDS encoding MFS transporter, with protein MTSPVDRAVSADDSSTNKTSFRRVLAGSMAGAVLEWYDFAIYGILAATVLGPLFFPGDSGIVKLLLALATQGLGFIARPLGGIVFGHLGDKLGRKPMLVITFLLLGVSTAMIGLLPTYEQIGIWATLMLVVLRMVQGFALGGEFGAAVLMVSEYGEPKRRGFWAAWPQAGAPLGTVLATAVVSAIAFVFPGDAFDEWAWRIAFLVAIPLLVVGFWIRRSVEESPVFKAAQANAEERSATTERSSVLQALSRPRAVLHGLGMRLGENIAFYIYTVFVIAYAATYFDYDRGDVIMAVTFGSLAQFIGMIGGGHWSDRVGRKIAMLVPSAVLVVWAPAFFWLVQSESLPMLWIGVCVGAFFHGMLAGSEAAWITELFPTRYRYAGASLVFQGSSIIAGAPAPLIAVWLIDSFGVATVVGYLVITMAVTVIAVATSKETKGVDLDAVA; from the coding sequence ATGACGTCACCGGTGGATCGGGCTGTGTCGGCCGACGACAGCTCGACCAACAAGACCAGCTTCCGGCGCGTACTCGCCGGAAGCATGGCTGGAGCCGTACTCGAATGGTACGACTTCGCGATCTACGGCATTCTCGCCGCGACGGTTCTTGGCCCGCTGTTCTTCCCCGGTGACAGCGGAATCGTCAAGCTGCTCCTCGCGCTGGCGACCCAGGGGCTCGGCTTCATCGCCCGCCCGCTCGGCGGCATCGTGTTCGGTCACCTCGGTGACAAGCTGGGCCGCAAACCCATGCTGGTCATCACCTTCCTCCTGCTCGGTGTCTCCACGGCCATGATCGGCCTGCTGCCGACCTACGAGCAGATCGGCATCTGGGCAACACTCATGCTCGTCGTGCTCCGCATGGTGCAGGGCTTCGCGCTCGGCGGGGAGTTCGGCGCGGCGGTGCTCATGGTCAGCGAGTACGGCGAGCCGAAACGGCGTGGCTTCTGGGCAGCATGGCCGCAGGCCGGTGCGCCGCTTGGCACCGTGCTGGCCACCGCCGTCGTCAGCGCGATCGCGTTCGTCTTCCCCGGCGACGCTTTCGACGAATGGGCATGGCGCATCGCCTTCCTCGTCGCCATCCCGCTGCTCGTCGTCGGCTTCTGGATCCGGCGCAGCGTCGAGGAATCGCCGGTGTTCAAGGCGGCGCAGGCCAACGCGGAAGAACGCTCGGCCACCACCGAACGCTCCAGCGTGCTGCAAGCGCTGTCCCGGCCGCGCGCGGTGTTGCACGGGCTCGGAATGCGGCTCGGTGAGAACATCGCGTTCTACATCTACACCGTGTTCGTCATCGCCTACGCGGCAACGTATTTCGACTACGACCGAGGCGACGTGATCATGGCGGTGACGTTCGGGTCGCTTGCCCAGTTCATCGGGATGATCGGCGGAGGACACTGGTCCGACCGCGTCGGGCGCAAGATCGCCATGCTCGTGCCTTCGGCGGTCCTCGTGGTGTGGGCACCCGCGTTCTTCTGGCTCGTGCAGTCGGAAAGCCTGCCGATGCTGTGGATCGGCGTGTGCGTCGGTGCCTTCTTCCACGGCATGCTCGCCGGCTCGGAGGCCGCCTGGATCACCGAGCTGTTCCCGACCCGCTACCGCTACGCCGGTGCCTCGCTCGTGTTCCAGGGTTCGTCGATCATCGCCGGTGCCCCGGCTCCGCTCATCGCGGTGTGGCTCATCGACTCGTTCGGCGTCGCCACGGTCGTCGGCTATCTGGTGATCACCATGGCGGTGACGGTCATCGCGGTGGCGACGAGCAAGGAGACCAAGGGCGTCGATCTCGACGCCGTCGCGTAG
- a CDS encoding cytochrome P450/oxidoreductase produces MSTGSCPVDHSAMTATGGCPVSPRAAAFDPFGDAYQADPPASVRWARDEEPVFYSPEIGYWVVTRYADVKAVFRDNILFSPSIALEKITPVSDEATATLAKYDYAMNRTLVNEDEPAHMPRRRALMDPFTPERLAAHEPMVRGLAREYVDRFVDAGRVDLVDDMLWEVPLTVALHFLGVPEEDMATLREYSIAHTVNTWGRPSPEEQVAVAEAVGKFWRFAGTVVDKLRKDPSGPGWMPFSIRAQREMPDVITDSYLHSIMMAGIVAAHETTANAAANAIKLLLENRSVWEEICANPSLIPNAVEECLRHSGSVAAWRRLVTADTTIGGVPIPRGAKLLIVNSSANHDERHFDNPDEFDIRRENAAEHLTFGYGSHQCMGKNLARMELQVFLEELTSRLPHLELVPDQEFTYLPNTSFRGPDHLWVQWDPGANPERTDPGVLAKAQPMRIGEPSTRAISRTVRVESIRAAASGVLTLTLTDAQGRPLPSWSPGSHIDIEVGGLSRQYSLCGDPAETGRYRIAVLDEPDGRGGSRYIHERLREGDTLTMRGPRNHFRLALTAARYVLVAGGIGITPIIAMADALKAEGADYELHYCGRNAAATAFLGRLRDDHGEHLRVYLGSDGDRLDVAALLAEPAAGTQVYGCGPDRLLSALAEATRHWPEDALRVEHFSGTRAELDPAVEHGFSVELADSDLTVEVAPDQTVLSALRAAGIDIQSDCEEGLCGSCEATVISGDVDHRDLVLTKAERSANTLMMTCCSRATGGTLTLGL; encoded by the coding sequence ATGAGCACAGGGTCGTGCCCCGTCGACCACTCGGCCATGACGGCGACCGGCGGTTGCCCGGTATCCCCGCGAGCCGCCGCGTTCGACCCGTTCGGCGACGCCTATCAGGCCGATCCACCGGCGTCGGTGCGCTGGGCGCGGGACGAGGAACCCGTCTTCTACAGCCCCGAGATCGGCTACTGGGTGGTGACCCGCTACGCCGACGTCAAGGCCGTGTTCAGGGACAACATTCTGTTCTCCCCGTCCATCGCGCTGGAGAAGATCACCCCGGTCTCCGACGAGGCCACCGCGACGCTCGCCAAATACGACTACGCCATGAACCGCACGCTCGTGAACGAGGACGAGCCCGCGCACATGCCGCGCAGGCGGGCGCTCATGGATCCGTTCACACCGGAACGCCTCGCCGCGCACGAACCCATGGTGCGCGGGCTCGCCCGCGAGTACGTCGACAGGTTCGTCGACGCCGGCAGGGTCGACCTCGTCGACGACATGCTGTGGGAGGTTCCGCTCACCGTCGCGCTGCACTTCCTCGGCGTCCCGGAGGAGGACATGGCGACACTGCGCGAATACTCGATCGCGCACACCGTGAACACCTGGGGACGGCCCTCCCCTGAGGAGCAGGTCGCGGTTGCCGAGGCGGTGGGCAAGTTCTGGCGGTTCGCGGGAACCGTCGTGGACAAGCTCCGCAAGGACCCCTCAGGTCCTGGCTGGATGCCGTTCAGCATCAGGGCCCAGCGGGAGATGCCGGACGTCATCACCGATTCCTACCTGCATTCGATCATGATGGCCGGGATCGTCGCCGCCCACGAGACAACGGCCAACGCCGCGGCCAACGCGATCAAACTGTTGCTGGAGAACAGAAGTGTCTGGGAGGAGATCTGCGCGAATCCCAGCCTCATCCCGAACGCCGTCGAGGAATGCCTGCGACATTCCGGTTCCGTCGCGGCATGGCGTCGGCTGGTCACCGCCGACACCACCATCGGTGGCGTGCCCATCCCCCGTGGCGCGAAGCTGCTCATCGTCAACTCCTCCGCCAACCACGACGAACGGCACTTCGACAACCCCGACGAATTCGACATCCGCCGCGAGAACGCCGCCGAGCACCTGACTTTCGGCTACGGCAGCCACCAGTGCATGGGCAAGAACCTGGCCAGGATGGAACTCCAGGTGTTCCTCGAAGAACTGACCAGCAGGCTCCCCCACCTCGAACTGGTGCCGGACCAGGAATTCACCTACCTGCCCAACACGTCGTTCCGTGGTCCGGACCACCTGTGGGTTCAGTGGGATCCCGGGGCCAATCCCGAGCGTACCGATCCGGGAGTCCTGGCCAAGGCGCAACCGATGCGGATCGGTGAACCGTCCACACGGGCCATCAGCAGAACCGTCCGCGTCGAGTCGATCAGGGCCGCCGCGTCCGGTGTGCTGACGCTGACGCTGACCGACGCGCAAGGGAGACCGCTTCCTTCGTGGTCCCCCGGCTCCCACATCGACATCGAGGTCGGCGGGCTGTCCAGGCAGTACTCGCTGTGCGGCGACCCAGCCGAGACCGGCAGATACCGGATCGCCGTCCTCGACGAGCCGGACGGAAGGGGCGGGTCTCGCTACATCCACGAACGGCTGCGCGAAGGCGACACGCTGACCATGCGGGGCCCGCGCAACCATTTCCGGCTCGCCCTGACCGCCGCCCGCTACGTGCTCGTCGCGGGCGGCATCGGCATCACCCCCATCATCGCGATGGCCGATGCCCTCAAGGCCGAGGGAGCCGACTACGAACTGCATTACTGCGGAAGAAACGCCGCCGCGACCGCGTTTCTCGGCAGGCTCCGCGACGATCACGGTGAGCACCTGCGCGTCTACCTCGGGTCCGATGGCGACCGGCTCGATGTCGCGGCTCTGCTCGCCGAGCCCGCCGCGGGTACTCAGGTCTACGGCTGTGGTCCCGATCGTTTGCTGTCGGCGCTCGCCGAGGCCACCCGGCACTGGCCGGAGGACGCGCTGCGGGTCGAGCATTTCAGCGGCACCCGCGCGGAGCTGGATCCGGCCGTGGAGCACGGTTTCTCCGTCGAACTCGCCGATTCGGACCTGACCGTCGAGGTCGCCCCCGACCAGACCGTGCTCTCCGCGCTGCGCGCCGCGGGCATCGACATCCAGAGCGACTGCGAGGAAGGTCTCTGCGGTTCCTGCGAGGCAACCGTGATCTCCGGCGACGTCGATCACCGCGATCTGGTGCTGACCAAGGCGGAACGGTCGGCGAACACGCTGATGATGACCTGCTGCTCCCGCGCGACCGGCGGCACACTCACCCTCGGTCTCTGA